The genome window TGGGCGTGGCGCAATGTCTGGCCATGATTCCCGGTACGTCGCGGTCAGGCGCCACCATCATCGGCGGCATGATCGCGGGTATTCAGCGCAAAACGGCGACCGAGTTCTCGTTCTTTCTGGCGATGCCCACGATGTTGGGCGCGGCGGTCTATGACATGTACAAGAACTTTGGCGTGCTGACCCAGCACGACCTGTCCGGCATTGCCGTGGGCTTCATCGCGGCGTTCCTGAGCGCGATGGTGGTGGTTCGAGCCGTGCTGCGCTTTGTGGCCAACCACACGTACCGGGTGTTCGCCTGGTACCGGATCGTGTTTGGCGCGATAGTTGCCGCGTGGGTCTTCACCCGCTAGGACTTCTGGCGATGGAATAAAAATGGCCTTGCAATCATGCAAGGCCATTTTTTTATCGTGTGCAACGCATCCTACATTTCCAGATCGTAGAATTCCAGGCCGTCGCGGTCGATGACGAGCCAGCCGCCGCGTGCGGGCGACACGTGGTCGCAATCCCAGTCGGGCAGCACCCAGCGTTCGCGCTTCTTGCCATCCACGTCGATGACGTGACGGGCGGGGCGGTGCGTGTGGCCATGGACCAGCACGCGCACGCCTGACTCGCGGAAGATGGCATTGATGGCGTCGGCATTGACGTCCATGATCTCCATGGATTTTGTCTGATTCGCCGCCTGGCTTTCACCACGCGCCTGTTGCGCCATTGCCAGGCGTTCAGGAATGGTCTTGGCCAGGAACTCGGCCTGCCATTGCGGATTGCGGACCATCGTGCGGAATTGCTGATAGGCGGCGTCGTCCGTACAGAACTCGTCGCCATGGGTCAGCAGCACTTGGCCAAAATCCGTTTCCAGCACCGCGGGCTCGGGTAGCAGGCGCGCGCCCACGGCTTGCGCCAGCTCTTCGCCGATCAGGAAGTCGCGGTTGCCGCGGCCCAGCCACACGGGAATCCGCGCAGCTGTTTCCCGTAGCGCCGCCACCACCGTGGCAAGCCACGGCGGGGCGGCGCGTATCACGTCGTCGCCGATCCAGGCATCGAAGATGTCGCCCGGCAGCAGCAGGGCGGCGGCTTCTTCTTGCGCGGCCTCCAGAAAGGCCAGAAAGGCCTCGGAGGTAGCAGGCGTAGCCGGCCCCAGATGCAGGTCGGACGCCAGCCAGATCGGGCCGGACAGGGCGATCTTATTCAAGAATTTCGGCCTTCTCGATGATCACGTCGTCGTTCGGAACGTTCTGGTGGAAGCCCTTGTTGCCGGTCTTCACGCCCTTGATCTTCTCGACCACGTCGGTGCCTTCGGTGATGGTGCCGAAA of Achromobacter seleniivolatilans contains these proteins:
- a CDS encoding UDP-2,3-diacylglucosamine diphosphatase, translated to MNKIALSGPIWLASDLHLGPATPATSEAFLAFLEAAQEEAAALLLPGDIFDAWIGDDVIRAAPPWLATVVAALRETAARIPVWLGRGNRDFLIGEELAQAVGARLLPEPAVLETDFGQVLLTHGDEFCTDDAAYQQFRTMVRNPQWQAEFLAKTIPERLAMAQQARGESQAANQTKSMEIMDVNADAINAIFRESGVRVLVHGHTHRPARHVIDVDGKKRERWVLPDWDCDHVSPARGGWLVIDRDGLEFYDLEM